A stretch of Lepidochelys kempii isolate rLepKem1 chromosome 14, rLepKem1.hap2, whole genome shotgun sequence DNA encodes these proteins:
- the LOC140897884 gene encoding uncharacterized protein: MQSSSAEVTMMEFQNRKRAPAWTEQEVRDLIAVWGEESVLSELRSSFRNAKTFVKISQGMKDRGHNRDPKQCRVKLKELRQAYQKTREANGRSGSEPQICCFYDELHAILGGSATTTPAVLFDSFNGDGGNTEAGFGDEEDEEEEEVVDSSQQASRKTGFLDSQELFLTLDLEPVPPEPTQGCFLDPAGREGTSAACVSMITGSSPSQRLVKLRKKKKKRTRDEMFSKLMLSSNTDRAQTNAWRQIMSECRKAQNDREESWLAEESKWRAEDRAEAQMWRQRDERRQDSMLRLLEDQTSMLQCMVELQQRQLEHRLPLQPLCNQPPSSPSSIASTPRCPRTQWGGHRTTSHSATEDCPKKRRLAFNKF, from the exons ccgaacaggaggtacgggatctgatcgctgtatggggagaggaatccgtgctatcagaactccgttccagttttcgaaatgccaaaacctttgtgaaaatctcccagggcatgaaggacagaggccataatagggacccgaagcaatgccgcgtgaaactgaaggagctgaggcaagcctaccagaaaaccagagaggcgaacggccgctccgggtcagagccccaaatatgctgcttctatgatgagctgcatgccattttagggggttcagccaccactaccccagccgtgttgtttgactccttcaatggagatggaggcaatacggaagcaggttttggggacgaagaagatgaggaggaggaggaggttgtagatagctcacagcaagcaagcagaaaaACCGGTTTtctcgacagccaggaactgtttctcaccctggacctggagccagtaccccctgaacccacccaaggctgcttcctggacccggcaggcagagaagggacctccg ctgcatgtgtttcaatgatcacaggatcttctccttcccagaggctagtgaagcttagaaagaaaaaaaaaaaacgcactcgagatgaaatgttctccaagctcatgctgtcctccaacactgacagagcacagacgaatgcgtggaggcaaataatgtcagagtgcaggaaagcacaaaatgaccgggaggagagttggctggctgaagagagtaagtggagggctgaagacagggctgaagctcaaatgtggcggcagcgtgatgagaggaggcaggattcaatgctgaggctgctggaggaccaaaccagtatgctccagtgtatggttgagctgcagcaaaggcagctggagcacagactgccactacagcccctgtgtaaccaaccaccctcctccccaagttccatagcctccacacccagatgcccaagaacgcagtgggggggccaccgaacaaccagccactccgccacagaggattgcccaaaaaaaagaaggctggcattcaataaattttaa